The following are from one region of the Paenibacillus sabinae T27 genome:
- a CDS encoding GntR family transcriptional regulator: MLPKSTTKVKRTSIREQVYLQIQEWIISGELKPGDKLKDQQLAEAMGTSRTPIREALLRLEEEGMVQTKANSWTQVAPVDVHQAHRLYPVIWTLEKLAVSFAEAHIKPEHIRQLETINEELERALEQENALDAQQCDARFHQVIIDLSANEELIGVLYGLKNKLRRYEVAYFNGFSGAEQSVEEHKAIITALKEENWAAAAENIEANWKNSFRRRFAASETDGIRKSNPPEHE, translated from the coding sequence TTGCTGCCAAAATCTACAACCAAAGTCAAACGCACATCGATACGTGAACAGGTGTATCTTCAGATACAGGAATGGATTATCAGTGGAGAATTAAAGCCGGGCGACAAGCTGAAGGATCAGCAATTGGCGGAGGCGATGGGAACAAGTCGCACCCCTATCCGCGAAGCTTTGCTGCGATTGGAAGAAGAAGGAATGGTGCAGACCAAGGCCAACAGCTGGACACAGGTGGCTCCCGTTGATGTTCATCAGGCGCATCGTCTGTATCCGGTGATTTGGACACTTGAGAAGCTTGCCGTTTCTTTTGCTGAGGCCCATATTAAGCCGGAGCATATCCGGCAGCTCGAGACAATCAATGAAGAACTGGAGCGGGCTCTTGAGCAGGAAAATGCGCTGGACGCCCAGCAATGCGACGCCCGGTTTCATCAGGTCATCATCGATTTGTCGGCCAACGAAGAGCTTATCGGCGTGCTTTACGGGCTGAAGAACAAGCTCCGGCGTTATGAGGTTGCATATTTCAATGGCTTTTCGGGAGCGGAGCAATCGGTGGAGGAACATAAAGCAATCATCACCGCACTAAAAGAAGAGAATTGGGCCGCTGCCGCCGAAAATATAGAAGCCAATTGGAAAAACAGCTTCCGGCGCCGCTTCGCCGCATCCGAAACGGATGGAATTCGAAAATCAAATCCGCCTGAGCATGAATAA
- the dpaL gene encoding diaminopropionate ammonia-lyase, whose translation MNTADFRYTANDRAREENAGKTPVRFIDRELAAKVRNFHRSFAEYEPTPLHSLNALSRKLNLGGIWIKDESYRFGLNAFKVLGGSYAVGKYLAERLKLDISELDFGKLQSGEIKERLGELTFVTATDGNHGRGIAWAANRLRQKSVVFMPKGSSEARLHNIRKEGAEASITELNYDDTVKMAARFAADHHGVLVQDSAWEGYEEIPIWIMQGYCTLIHEAIEQLRGEGQGCPTHVFLQAGVGSFAASVLGYLVAEFGEERPVTIIVEPNEAACIYKSAVKNDGNPHAVTGDLRTIMAGLACGEPSTVAWEILRDYADMYISCPDAVSAKAMRMLGNPLPGDPRVVSGESGAVGLGVLSLIREEPSLREVAQRLQLNEESRVLIISTEGDTDPEGYRDIVWGG comes from the coding sequence ATGAACACAGCTGATTTTCGGTATACAGCCAACGATCGGGCCCGTGAGGAAAATGCCGGTAAAACGCCGGTGCGGTTCATTGACCGTGAGCTGGCAGCCAAAGTGAGAAATTTTCACCGAAGTTTTGCCGAATACGAGCCGACGCCCCTGCACAGCCTGAACGCTTTATCGCGCAAGCTAAATTTGGGCGGCATCTGGATCAAGGACGAATCGTACCGGTTCGGACTGAATGCTTTTAAAGTGCTGGGCGGCTCCTATGCTGTCGGCAAGTATTTGGCGGAGCGGCTGAAGCTGGATATTTCGGAGCTTGATTTCGGCAAGCTGCAATCCGGGGAGATCAAAGAGCGATTGGGAGAGCTTACGTTTGTTACGGCAACCGACGGAAACCACGGCAGAGGGATCGCCTGGGCAGCTAACCGGCTTAGGCAGAAATCGGTCGTGTTCATGCCCAAGGGCTCTTCGGAGGCAAGACTGCACAACATCAGAAAGGAAGGGGCGGAAGCCTCCATTACCGAGCTGAATTATGATGACACGGTAAAAATGGCCGCACGGTTCGCCGCCGATCATCACGGAGTTCTGGTCCAGGACAGCGCGTGGGAGGGCTATGAGGAGATTCCAATCTGGATTATGCAGGGCTACTGCACGCTCATTCATGAGGCAATAGAGCAGTTGAGAGGAGAAGGCCAGGGCTGTCCGACTCACGTATTTCTTCAGGCGGGCGTCGGCTCCTTCGCGGCAAGCGTTCTGGGCTATCTCGTGGCGGAATTCGGGGAGGAACGTCCGGTAACGATCATCGTGGAGCCGAATGAAGCGGCGTGCATCTATAAATCCGCGGTGAAAAATGACGGGAATCCCCATGCCGTGACCGGAGACCTTCGGACGATTATGGCGGGACTCGCCTGCGGGGAGCCCAGCACAGTTGCCTGGGAGATTTTGCGGGATTACGCGGATATGTATATTTCCTGTCCGGATGCGGTGTCGGCCAAAGCTATGCGAATGCTCGGCAATCCTTTGCCCGGCGACCCCCGGGTCGTATCTGGCGAATCCGGCGCCGTGGGATTGGGCGTTCTGAGCCTGATTCGGGAGGAGCCTTCTTTACGGGAAGTGGCCCAGCGGCTGCAATTAAACGAGGAATCGAGAGTGCTCATCATCAGCACAGAAGGCGATACGGACCCGGAGGGGTACAGGGATATCGTATGGGGCGGCTAA
- a CDS encoding Zn-dependent hydrolase — protein MMTFSSLNLSIHGSRLLRHIQQLGKIGRDPGGQLTRLAASDNDKCGRDALIAWIKEAGLEAAVDRIGNIFGIWRAPSQEHQAPVLIGSHIDTVINAGVYDGCYGVLAGLEVIRTLREAGFTPSRPIAVAAFTNEEGVRYAPDMMGSLVYAGGLQATEALASVGTDGSVLGEELARIGYAGTEEPGFMKPHAYVELHIEQGPVLESMDIPIGAVENLQGISWQRVTIEGVANHAGTTPMPMRKDAGHAAARVITFLRDRAIHSQTPAVATVGCIRFEPDAINVIPSRATFTVDLRNPDEQSLQAEEAALDEYLTELANAEGVTITTERMARFEPVIFDAAIVGLVEAAARQRGLTSKRMTSGAGHDAQMMARICPAAIIFVPSIDGISHNPNEHTPEPDLVAGANVLLDVIADLAR, from the coding sequence ATGATGACATTCAGCAGTTTGAACTTATCTATTCATGGAAGCAGGTTGCTTAGACATATTCAGCAGCTTGGGAAAATCGGTCGTGATCCGGGCGGTCAGTTGACGAGGCTGGCGGCTTCGGACAACGACAAGTGCGGCCGTGACGCGCTGATCGCATGGATTAAGGAGGCCGGCTTGGAGGCGGCGGTTGACCGGATAGGCAACATTTTCGGCATCTGGCGTGCTCCAAGCCAAGAGCATCAAGCACCGGTCCTGATTGGCTCGCATATTGATACCGTCATCAATGCAGGCGTGTACGATGGCTGTTATGGCGTGCTTGCCGGCCTTGAGGTCATTCGGACGCTGCGGGAGGCCGGATTCACCCCATCCCGTCCTATAGCAGTCGCGGCATTCACGAACGAGGAAGGCGTGCGCTATGCCCCCGATATGATGGGTTCGCTTGTATATGCGGGCGGGCTGCAGGCCACGGAGGCATTGGCCTCCGTGGGAACGGACGGAAGCGTACTTGGTGAGGAACTGGCTCGTATCGGCTATGCAGGTACCGAGGAACCGGGCTTCATGAAGCCCCATGCTTATGTGGAGCTTCACATTGAACAAGGACCTGTGCTGGAAAGTATGGACATTCCAATCGGTGCGGTCGAGAATCTCCAGGGGATTTCGTGGCAGCGGGTCACCATTGAGGGTGTCGCCAACCATGCGGGTACGACTCCGATGCCGATGCGCAAAGATGCGGGACATGCGGCAGCCCGTGTCATTACATTTTTACGCGACCGTGCGATCCATTCGCAGACGCCTGCCGTAGCGACAGTCGGCTGCATCCGCTTTGAGCCTGATGCGATCAATGTCATCCCTTCAAGGGCCACTTTTACTGTTGACCTGCGCAATCCGGACGAGCAGAGTTTACAGGCGGAAGAGGCGGCGCTTGACGAATACCTCACTGAACTTGCCAATGCCGAAGGGGTGACCATTACCACAGAGCGTATGGCCCGCTTTGAGCCTGTCATTTTCGACGCTGCTATTGTTGGGCTGGTGGAAGCCGCCGCCAGGCAGCGCGGTCTGACCTCCAAGCGGATGACGTCCGGTGCAGGTCATGACGCCCAGATGATGGCCCGCATATGTCCGGCAGCGATAATCTTTGTTCCAAGCATCGACGGTATCAGTCATAACCCGAACGAGCATACCCCGGAACCTGATCTGGTTGCAGGAGCCAACGTGCTGCTTGATGTTATAGCCGATCTTGCCCGGTAA
- a CDS encoding M20 aminoacylase family protein translates to MDHSSFEQQLRKWRHDLHRIPETAFEEKETSEYIVRALTEMGLEVHTGIGGTGVVASLKCGTGAGIIGIRADMDALNFTEVGDRPYASRNKGKMHACGHDGHMAALLGAAKLLTDSKNFNGTVRFVFQPAEEPGKGALAMIGDGLLERFPMDEIYGMHNMPGMPEGTIATRAGGIMACEDNFVIRIKGQGAHAARPHMSIDPLVIAAEIILGLQTIVSRNLDPSIPAVISCTEIHTDGIRNAIPTHVEIKGDTRSYAPEVQKMLEERMRAIAEGICGMHGAECQFEYTHEFAPTVNWEECVDIAVKAALNVAGETKVNANVQQVMVSEDFSAFLQDIPGCFVFIGNGDASDGKGHIPLHNPAYDFNDNILKVGAEYFAELIRIRLPL, encoded by the coding sequence TTGGATCATTCAAGCTTCGAACAACAGCTGAGGAAGTGGAGACATGATCTCCACAGGATTCCCGAAACGGCTTTTGAAGAAAAAGAGACTTCCGAATATATCGTTCGGGCGTTAACTGAGATGGGACTTGAGGTACATACCGGCATTGGCGGTACGGGGGTCGTTGCCAGTCTCAAGTGCGGAACCGGCGCGGGGATTATCGGAATCCGGGCGGATATGGACGCGCTTAACTTTACAGAGGTGGGGGACCGTCCCTATGCATCCCGAAATAAAGGGAAAATGCATGCCTGCGGTCATGACGGACATATGGCCGCCCTGCTGGGCGCGGCGAAATTGTTGACTGACAGCAAAAATTTCAACGGAACCGTCCGGTTTGTCTTTCAACCGGCGGAGGAGCCGGGCAAAGGCGCGCTTGCGATGATCGGTGACGGGCTGCTGGAGCGGTTTCCGATGGATGAAATTTACGGGATGCATAATATGCCCGGCATGCCTGAAGGGACGATTGCGACCCGCGCAGGCGGTATTATGGCCTGTGAGGATAACTTTGTCATCCGGATCAAAGGGCAAGGTGCCCATGCCGCCCGGCCGCATATGAGCATTGATCCCTTGGTGATCGCCGCCGAGATAATACTTGGGCTGCAGACGATTGTGTCCCGTAATTTGGACCCGAGTATTCCGGCGGTAATCTCCTGTACGGAGATTCATACCGACGGCATTCGGAATGCGATTCCGACCCATGTGGAGATCAAGGGGGACACCCGCAGCTACGCGCCCGAGGTGCAAAAAATGCTGGAGGAAAGAATGCGGGCCATAGCTGAGGGGATATGCGGCATGCATGGCGCGGAATGCCAATTTGAATACACCCATGAATTTGCGCCGACGGTGAACTGGGAAGAGTGCGTGGATATCGCCGTAAAGGCAGCTTTGAATGTGGCGGGGGAAACCAAGGTCAATGCCAATGTGCAGCAGGTGATGGTTTCAGAGGATTTTTCCGCATTTTTGCAAGATATCCCGGGCTGCTTCGTTTTCATTGGAAATGGTGATGCTTCGGACGGTAAGGGCCATATCCCGCTTCATAACCCGGCTTATGATTTTAATGACAATATTTTGAAGGTTGGCGCTGAATATTTCGCAGAATTAATAAGAATCCGGCTGCCCTTGTAA
- a CDS encoding SAM-dependent methyltransferase, whose translation MSLEENRLDLSRIIFIGRTYEEYMAMFGLTEGELQGRTILDCPGGACAFTARANALGAQAVSADIAYGYPAGSLEEKGREDIGHAMDQMEKARAGFKWDYFSSVKELREHRERALQECIADMKHHSDRYVEAVLPVLPFENERFDLTLSAHFLFMYGDRLDYDFHLKSLRELLRVTRKELRIYPLVDLSGKRYGQIDELLAEIAGDGCTAEEVQVPYEFQKGTGRMLRIVKG comes from the coding sequence ATGAGCTTAGAAGAGAACCGATTGGATTTAAGCCGCATTATTTTTATCGGAAGAACCTATGAGGAGTATATGGCAATGTTCGGCCTGACCGAAGGAGAGCTTCAAGGGCGGACCATTCTGGATTGTCCGGGCGGCGCATGCGCGTTTACGGCCCGGGCGAATGCGCTCGGAGCACAAGCGGTGTCGGCTGACATTGCCTATGGATATCCGGCCGGAAGCCTTGAAGAGAAAGGGCGGGAGGACATCGGGCACGCGATGGACCAAATGGAGAAGGCGCGGGCAGGCTTCAAATGGGATTATTTCTCCTCCGTGAAGGAGCTCCGGGAGCACCGGGAACGCGCGCTGCAGGAATGCATCGCCGACATGAAGCATCACTCTGACCGCTATGTTGAGGCGGTATTGCCGGTGCTGCCATTTGAGAATGAGAGGTTCGATCTGACGCTGTCCGCGCATTTCCTGTTCATGTACGGCGACCGGCTTGATTACGATTTTCACCTGAAGTCGCTGCGTGAGCTGCTGCGTGTGACCCGGAAGGAGCTACGCATTTATCCGCTGGTGGATCTCTCGGGCAAACGGTACGGACAAATAGATGAATTGCTGGCAGAGATCGCCGGTGACGGCTGCACGGCCGAGGAAGTACAGGTCCCCTACGAATTTCAAAAGGGTACAGGCCGCATGCTGAGAATTGTAAAGGGCTGA
- a CDS encoding L,D-transpeptidase family protein, which translates to MYFKRGEISRGTVVRRAFGLMLVFVLLLTGLFAGEAGAAGTQLIVVNKKINKLAFFDGGKLVREFPVATGREKSLTPEGSFKLVSKIKNRPYYKEHIPGGDPANPLGDRWLGLDVNGTRGTTYAIHGNNRESSIGKYVSAGCIRMHNADIHWLFPLVQRNTTVVITSTTLGMESIARKYGYILGTNTFAGTIAVNGVATKLSQPFILENSRVYVPLRETATVLGAKLGLDAEGALTITKGTRTASHKPLTDYAIVGGTKAAMLASRNENGTLMIPLSSVPLLFGVQIQWTGSSGTVTIL; encoded by the coding sequence ATGTATTTTAAAAGGGGAGAGATTTCTAGAGGAACCGTCGTGCGCAGAGCATTCGGCCTAATGCTGGTGTTTGTTCTGCTGCTGACCGGACTGTTCGCGGGAGAGGCGGGGGCGGCGGGTACCCAATTGATTGTCGTGAACAAAAAAATCAACAAGCTGGCTTTTTTTGACGGCGGTAAGCTGGTTAGGGAATTCCCGGTCGCGACCGGCAGAGAGAAGAGCCTGACGCCCGAAGGCAGCTTCAAGCTTGTCAGCAAAATCAAAAACCGGCCTTATTACAAAGAGCATATTCCCGGCGGTGACCCCGCCAATCCGCTCGGCGACCGCTGGCTTGGGCTGGATGTGAACGGTACGAGAGGAACGACCTACGCGATTCACGGAAACAACAGAGAGTCTTCCATTGGCAAGTATGTAAGCGCCGGATGCATTCGGATGCATAATGCCGATATCCACTGGCTGTTTCCGCTGGTCCAGAGAAACACGACGGTGGTCATTACGTCCACAACGCTCGGTATGGAAAGCATTGCCCGGAAATACGGCTATATTCTAGGGACGAATACATTTGCCGGGACAATAGCTGTGAACGGTGTAGCGACGAAGCTGAGCCAGCCCTTCATCCTGGAGAATTCCCGCGTGTACGTGCCGCTCCGGGAGACCGCAACCGTGCTCGGCGCCAAGCTGGGGCTGGACGCCGAAGGAGCGCTGACGATCACGAAAGGCACCCGTACGGCGTCGCATAAGCCGCTGACCGACTATGCGATCGTAGGCGGGACGAAGGCAGCCATGCTTGCGTCGCGCAATGAGAACGGGACGCTGATGATCCCGCTGAGCAGCGTACCGCTGCTGTTCGGCGTTCAGATCCAGTGGACCGGATCGAGCGGCACCGTTACGATTTTATAG